In Neisseria brasiliensis, the following proteins share a genomic window:
- a CDS encoding phospho-sugar mutase: MAYQETYQKWLDFADMPDFLKQELSDMDEKTKEDAFYAPLEFGTAGMRGVIGAGINRINRYVVRQATEGFAQLIAAKGEAAKNAGVVIAYDSRHFSQEFAFDSAALLAQHGIQAYVFESLRPTPELSFAVRELKAAGGIMITASHNPAEFNGYKVYGEDGGQLSPDDAAALTKLIRAVDDPFTIQVADFDAAKADGKIKLLGEEMDQKYLAAVKTVTINPELIAQHGKDLKIVYTPLHGTGEMMVRRALKQAGFESFELVEEQAIADPNFTTAPSPNPESQAAFALAEKLGAAVGADLLLGTDPDADRLGVEIRQADGSYLTLTGNQIGAVMAKYILKAHRQAGTLPTNGAICKSIVSTELVGKIAESYGVTVFNVLTGFKFVAEKIAEFERTQAYDYLFGFEESNGYLIKPFARDKDSVQAAVMFAEIAAYYRSRGMTLADGLDEIYREYGYYFDKPISITMTGIDGAAEIQAIMDKFRANAPKQFNGTNIIKVEDFQAQTATDSDGKVTALNTSPSNVLKYYLADGSWVAVRPSGTEPKIKFYISAVGSSMNEAEGKFKEMYKEIKAFIA; encoded by the coding sequence ATGGCCTATCAAGAAACGTATCAAAAATGGTTGGATTTTGCCGACATGCCCGACTTCTTAAAACAAGAATTGTCGGACATGGATGAAAAAACCAAAGAAGACGCATTCTATGCCCCGCTGGAATTCGGTACTGCCGGTATGCGCGGCGTCATCGGCGCCGGTATCAACCGCATCAACCGCTATGTGGTGCGCCAAGCCACCGAAGGCTTTGCCCAACTGATTGCCGCCAAAGGCGAAGCCGCAAAAAACGCCGGCGTGGTGATTGCCTATGATTCGCGCCATTTTTCGCAAGAATTTGCCTTTGATTCCGCTGCTTTGTTGGCGCAACACGGCATTCAGGCGTATGTGTTTGAATCCTTGCGCCCGACCCCTGAATTATCCTTTGCCGTGCGCGAACTCAAAGCCGCCGGCGGCATCATGATTACCGCCAGCCACAATCCGGCTGAATTTAACGGCTATAAAGTCTATGGTGAAGACGGCGGCCAATTGTCGCCTGATGATGCCGCAGCTTTGACCAAACTCATCCGCGCTGTGGACGACCCGTTCACCATCCAAGTGGCCGATTTCGATGCCGCCAAAGCCGACGGTAAAATCAAGCTACTGGGCGAAGAGATGGACCAAAAATACTTGGCCGCCGTCAAAACCGTCACCATTAATCCCGAATTGATTGCCCAACACGGCAAAGACCTGAAAATCGTCTATACCCCGCTGCACGGCACCGGCGAAATGATGGTGCGCCGCGCCTTGAAGCAAGCCGGTTTTGAGTCGTTTGAACTGGTTGAAGAACAAGCCATCGCCGATCCAAACTTCACCACCGCACCTTCGCCAAATCCCGAAAGCCAAGCCGCGTTTGCTTTGGCCGAAAAACTGGGCGCAGCAGTCGGCGCTGATTTGCTGCTCGGCACCGACCCCGATGCCGACCGCTTGGGCGTGGAAATCCGCCAAGCCGACGGCAGCTACTTGACCTTAACCGGCAACCAAATCGGTGCGGTCATGGCGAAATACATTTTGAAAGCCCACCGCCAAGCCGGTACACTGCCAACAAACGGCGCGATTTGCAAATCCATCGTTTCCACCGAATTAGTCGGCAAAATCGCCGAAAGCTATGGCGTGACCGTATTCAATGTTTTGACCGGTTTCAAATTCGTGGCCGAAAAAATCGCCGAATTCGAGCGCACGCAAGCTTATGATTATTTGTTCGGTTTTGAAGAGAGCAACGGCTATTTAATCAAACCGTTCGCCCGCGACAAAGACTCGGTGCAAGCCGCAGTGATGTTTGCAGAAATCGCCGCCTACTACCGCTCGCGCGGCATGACGTTGGCCGATGGTCTTGACGAAATCTATCGCGAATACGGCTATTATTTCGACAAACCGATTTCCATCACCATGACCGGCATCGACGGTGCGGCAGAAATCCAAGCGATTATGGACAAATTCCGTGCCAACGCGCCGAAGCAGTTTAACGGCACAAACATCATCAAAGTAGAAGATTTCCAAGCGCAAACCGCCACCGATTCAGACGGCAAGGTTACTGCTTTGAACACATCGCCAAGCAATGTTTTGAAATACTACTTGGCCGATGGTTCTTGGGTAGCCGTGCGCCCTTCCGGCACCGAGCCGAAAATCAAATTCTACATTTCAGCCGTCGGCAGCAGCATGAACGAAGCTGAAGGCAAGTTCAAAGAAATGTATAAAGAAATCAAAGCCTTTATTGCTTGA
- the rlmB gene encoding 23S rRNA (guanosine(2251)-2'-O)-methyltransferase RlmB, whose product MANQRLIYGFHAVNARLWQNPKSITELYIQEGKNDARTREVLEKAAAENVRLHFADASRLDTIAKGARHQGVVGFIDASKNHVHLEDVLENLREPAFLLVLDGITDPHNLGACLRTADAMGVHAVIAPKDKSAGLNATVSKVACGAAETVPYITVTNLARTLRELKEYGIWIVGTDMGGQSDLYHTDLPESVAWVMGNEGEGMRRLTREHCDMLVSIPMFGTVESMNVSVSAGMVLSETRRQRVLKAEQ is encoded by the coding sequence ATGGCCAACCAAAGATTGATTTACGGCTTTCACGCCGTTAACGCCCGCTTGTGGCAAAACCCGAAATCCATTACCGAACTCTACATTCAAGAAGGCAAAAACGATGCCCGCACACGCGAAGTGTTGGAAAAAGCCGCCGCCGAAAACGTGCGCCTGCATTTTGCCGATGCCAGCCGTCTCGATACCATCGCCAAAGGCGCGCGCCATCAAGGCGTGGTCGGCTTTATCGACGCGTCTAAAAACCACGTCCACTTGGAAGACGTATTGGAAAACCTGCGCGAACCGGCCTTTTTATTGGTGCTCGACGGCATTACCGACCCACACAATCTCGGCGCGTGTCTGCGTACCGCTGATGCCATGGGTGTGCATGCGGTAATTGCACCCAAAGACAAAAGCGCGGGCTTGAATGCCACTGTCAGCAAAGTGGCCTGCGGCGCGGCCGAAACCGTGCCTTACATTACCGTCACCAATTTGGCACGCACCTTGCGCGAATTGAAAGAATACGGCATTTGGATTGTCGGCACCGATATGGGCGGCCAATCCGATTTGTACCACACCGACCTGCCCGAAAGCGTGGCATGGGTGATGGGCAACGAAGGCGAAGGCATGCGCCGACTGACGCGCGAACATTGCGATATGCTGGTGTCGATTCCAATGTTCGGCACGGTCGAGAGCATGAATGTGTCGGTATCCGCCGGTATGGTGTTGAGCGAAACACGCCGTCAGCGGGTGTTGAAAGCAGAACAGTAA
- a CDS encoding aldose 1-epimerase: MFSLDLSEETIVLTYSGQRRAEIYTFGALLNRYEILQPDGTWFNTIKGHQSPEQCRQMLTDGFHSAKLSPFACRVRHGKYVFDGQHYQLEGKFQAAGHALHGLIYDCDFVIVDSGADAQSAWVELAADYRQDDSGYPFAYRLNIVYRLASDGLSVTTRATNTGNRAMPLADGWHPYFTLGGKVDDWTMQLNSSERLEFDQDLVANGNILPDTRFQMALSMQGITLDNSFVLTDFNQPACVLSGEKLQLRIYPDSRYPYLQIYVPQTRDSIALENLSGAPDSFNNGLGLQVLQAGETQAFATRYVLSLL, translated from the coding sequence ATGTTCAGCCTTGATTTATCGGAAGAAACCATTGTATTAACCTACAGCGGCCAACGTCGCGCCGAAATTTACACCTTTGGCGCCTTGCTCAACCGCTATGAAATCCTGCAGCCTGACGGCACTTGGTTCAACACCATCAAAGGGCATCAATCGCCAGAGCAATGCCGCCAAATGCTGACCGATGGTTTTCACAGCGCCAAACTCAGCCCGTTTGCCTGTCGCGTGCGGCATGGTAAATATGTGTTTGACGGGCAGCATTATCAGCTTGAGGGCAAATTTCAGGCAGCCGGCCACGCGTTGCACGGTTTGATATATGACTGTGATTTTGTCATTGTCGATAGTGGCGCGGATGCGCAATCGGCTTGGGTAGAGCTGGCGGCAGATTACCGCCAAGATGACAGCGGCTATCCTTTTGCCTATCGCCTGAATATTGTGTACCGATTGGCTTCAGACGGCCTGAGTGTCACCACGCGCGCAACCAACACCGGCAACCGCGCCATGCCGCTGGCCGACGGCTGGCATCCTTATTTCACTTTGGGCGGCAAGGTGGATGATTGGACGATGCAGCTCAACAGCAGCGAGCGGTTGGAATTCGACCAAGATTTGGTCGCCAACGGCAATATCCTGCCCGATACCCGCTTTCAGATGGCCTTGAGTATGCAGGGCATCACGCTGGACAACAGTTTCGTGTTGACTGATTTTAACCAACCGGCTTGCGTGTTGAGCGGTGAAAAGCTGCAACTGCGCATTTATCCGGATTCACGCTATCCGTATCTGCAAATCTATGTTCCGCAGACACGCGATTCGATTGCTTTGGAAAACTTGAGCGGTGCGCCGGACAGTTTCAATAATGGCTTGGGCTTGCAGGTATTGCAGGCAGGGGAAACGCAGGCGTTTGCTACGCGCTATGTGTTGTCTTTATTGTAG
- a CDS encoding pseudouridine synthase has translation MAKKPTSKREWRDGVSTAAKKPAKKSVSFKSKPKAESGFKSKSQETEFKGGRRARGEAVSDGLKTGKNAKSSFRDQATEQNPRAPKQRASKAKKLMVRNPNQKIMEHARDLKERRSDLSRFEPERLQKVLAASGVGSRREMEEWITNGWVTVNGRVAELGEKVTPDDHVTVKGNVIKLKWADRLPRVILYYKQEGEIVSRDDPQGRVSIFDRLPQAASSRWVAIGRLDINTSGLLILTTSGELVQRFAHPSFEVEREYAVRVLGELSTEQMRMLTQEGVMLEDGLAKVERIYEQGGEGMNKWYNVVIKEGRNREVRRIFESQGLTVSRLVRVGFGPIGLPNRLKRGQFYELNPAEVANIMKWADMLLPGEYRRRRS, from the coding sequence ATGGCCAAAAAGCCGACCAGCAAGCGCGAATGGCGTGACGGCGTGTCCACCGCCGCCAAAAAGCCCGCCAAGAAAAGCGTATCGTTCAAAAGCAAACCGAAAGCCGAATCCGGCTTTAAATCCAAATCACAAGAAACCGAATTCAAAGGCGGCCGCCGTGCGCGCGGTGAAGCCGTTTCAGACGGCCTGAAAACAGGCAAAAACGCAAAATCAAGTTTCCGTGACCAAGCGACCGAGCAAAATCCGCGTGCGCCGAAGCAGCGTGCATCCAAGGCGAAAAAGCTGATGGTGCGCAATCCGAACCAAAAAATTATGGAACACGCACGCGATTTGAAAGAGCGCCGCAGCGATTTGTCGCGCTTCGAGCCGGAGCGTTTGCAAAAAGTGCTGGCCGCTTCGGGCGTGGGTTCACGCCGTGAGATGGAAGAATGGATTACCAACGGCTGGGTGACGGTCAATGGCCGCGTGGCCGAATTGGGCGAAAAAGTCACGCCCGATGACCATGTGACGGTGAAGGGCAACGTCATCAAGCTGAAGTGGGCCGACCGTTTGCCACGCGTTATTTTGTATTACAAACAAGAAGGCGAAATCGTGTCGCGCGACGACCCGCAAGGCCGCGTGAGTATTTTCGACCGTTTGCCGCAAGCAGCGAGCAGCCGTTGGGTGGCGATTGGCCGTTTGGACATCAACACCAGCGGTTTGCTGATTTTGACCACTTCAGGCGAATTGGTGCAGCGTTTTGCCCACCCGAGCTTTGAAGTCGAGCGCGAATACGCCGTACGCGTGTTGGGCGAATTGAGTACCGAGCAAATGCGTATGCTGACGCAAGAAGGCGTGATGCTGGAAGACGGTTTGGCCAAAGTCGAGCGTATTTACGAGCAGGGCGGCGAGGGCATGAACAAATGGTATAACGTGGTGATTAAAGAAGGCCGCAACCGCGAGGTACGCCGCATTTTTGAAAGCCAAGGTTTGACCGTGAGTCGTTTGGTACGCGTGGGTTTTGGCCCGATTGGTCTGCCGAACCGTTTGAAACGCGGCCAGTTTTACGAATTGAACCCAGCAGAAGTCGCCAACATCATGAAATGGGCGGATATGCTGCTGCCGGGTGAGTACCGCCGACGCCGTTCGTAA
- the pdxH gene encoding pyridoxamine 5'-phosphate oxidase encodes MDLHNIREDYSKRELSESECDSNPITQFEQWLQEAMHSQVNEPTAVNVAAVGEDGRPNSRMVLLKEVNAQGFVFFTNYHSRKGKSFAANPFAAMTFFWPELERQVRIEGRIEKLDAAASDEYFDSRPYTSRIGAWASNQSEVISGKAMLVAKAAAVGAKHPLHVPRPPHWGGYIVIPDRIEFWQGRPSRLHDRIQYRLENGVWVKERLAP; translated from the coding sequence ATGGATCTGCACAATATCCGCGAAGACTACAGCAAACGCGAGCTGTCGGAATCAGAGTGCGACAGCAACCCCATTACCCAATTTGAACAATGGCTGCAAGAAGCCATGCATTCACAAGTCAACGAGCCAACAGCGGTGAACGTGGCTGCGGTCGGTGAAGACGGCCGCCCCAATAGCCGCATGGTTTTGCTGAAAGAAGTGAACGCGCAAGGCTTTGTCTTTTTTACCAATTATCACAGCCGCAAGGGCAAATCGTTTGCCGCAAACCCGTTTGCTGCGATGACGTTTTTTTGGCCGGAATTGGAGCGCCAAGTGCGCATTGAAGGGCGCATTGAAAAACTGGATGCCGCTGCTTCTGATGAGTATTTCGACAGTCGCCCTTACACCAGCCGCATCGGGGCATGGGCGAGCAATCAGAGCGAAGTGATTTCCGGTAAAGCCATGCTGGTGGCGAAAGCCGCGGCAGTTGGCGCGAAACACCCGCTGCATGTACCCCGTCCGCCACATTGGGGCGGCTATATCGTGATTCCCGATCGCATTGAATTTTGGCAAGGTCGCCCGAGCCGTTTGCACGACCGCATTCAGTATCGACTGGAAAACGGCGTGTGGGTGAAAGAGCGTTTGGCACCTTGA
- the dut gene encoding dUTP diphosphatase produces the protein MQTEVELKILNPKMAEQLPAYATPGSAGLDLRACLDEAVTLQPGETYLVPTGLAVHLANPAYAAVLLPRSGLGHKHGIVLGNLVGLIDSDYQGELKVSVWNRSQTAFTIEPMERIAQMVIVPVTQAAFKVVDEFAASERGEGGFGSTGKA, from the coding sequence ATGCAAACAGAAGTCGAACTGAAAATCTTAAACCCGAAAATGGCCGAGCAGCTGCCCGCCTACGCCACCCCCGGCTCTGCCGGCTTGGATTTACGAGCGTGTTTAGACGAAGCCGTAACGCTGCAACCGGGCGAAACCTATCTGGTGCCAACCGGCTTGGCCGTGCATTTGGCCAACCCTGCCTACGCCGCCGTCTTGCTGCCGCGCTCCGGCCTTGGCCACAAACACGGCATTGTGCTGGGCAATCTGGTTGGCTTAATCGACTCGGATTATCAGGGCGAATTGAAAGTGTCGGTGTGGAACCGCAGCCAAACCGCATTCACCATCGAACCGATGGAACGCATCGCGCAAATGGTGATTGTGCCGGTGACTCAGGCGGCGTTTAAAGTGGTGGACGAATTTGCCGCCAGCGAACGCGGCGAAGGCGGATTCGGCAGTACCGGTAAAGCTTAA
- a CDS encoding IS3 family transposase: MSRKGNCWDNAPMESFFGTLKVESFYQEGVLSVTELTKVIDDYIRYYNYERISLNLKKLSPVAYRTQLEQAV; encoded by the coding sequence ATGTCGCGCAAAGGGAATTGCTGGGATAACGCACCGATGGAGAGTTTCTTCGGGACATTAAAAGTGGAAAGCTTCTATCAGGAAGGTGTGTTATCGGTGACAGAATTGACCAAAGTGATAGATGATTACATACGTTACTACAATTATGAACGTATTAGTTTGAATTTAAAAAAGCTGAGTCCTGTGGCTTACAGAACCCAGCTTGAACAGGCTGTTTGA
- a CDS encoding IS3 family transposase, whose product MRAKHPLKYLLHSAGIPKSSFYYHIGRPDPDIEAKAAVSEVYHQHKGRYGQRRIGAVLSWNKKKVQRIMRLLGLKAKVRSKKAYRPQVIEETSKNILKRAFTADKAGAKWLTDVTEFKRTDGKLYLSPILDVFNREIVAYELSRKPDSKMVMQMLDKAFGRLKGQTPLLHSDQGVLY is encoded by the coding sequence CTGAGGGCGAAGCACCCGCTGAAATACCTGTTGCACAGTGCCGGTATACCCAAAAGCAGTTTCTACTACCACATCGGCAGACCTGATCCCGATATAGAAGCCAAAGCAGCGGTGAGTGAAGTCTATCACCAACACAAAGGCCGCTACGGCCAACGGCGGATTGGTGCCGTATTGTCGTGGAATAAAAAGAAAGTGCAACGTATTATGAGACTATTGGGGCTAAAAGCCAAAGTGCGCAGTAAAAAAGCCTATCGTCCGCAAGTCATAGAAGAAACGTCGAAAAACATCCTTAAGCGTGCATTCACTGCCGATAAAGCGGGAGCTAAATGGTTGACCGATGTGACCGAGTTTAAACGCACCGACGGCAAACTGTACTTATCGCCGATATTGGATGTATTTAACCGTGAGATTGTGGCTTATGAGCTCAGTAGAAAGCCGGACAGCAAGATGGTCATGCAGATGCTGGATAAGGCATTCGGCCGTCTGAAAGGGCAGACCCCGCTGCTGCATTCCGACCAAGGTGTGCTTTACTGA
- a CDS encoding IS30 family transposase: MAYTQLTSHQRYYISRHYRNLPLNQIAQNIGCHPATVSREIRRHSVNGTYCYRKAQQQSEVKKKNKKPTKLTTAVKQTVNKLITQKYSPEQVCGYLLKHQHIKLHHSTLYRYLAKDRQNGGDLYTHLRIVSKPYRRKYGSGAWTKGSVPDRTDIEHRPAIVDQKERVGDFEMDTIVGKDQKSGLVVAVERKTKFVVIRKISNFKAEDVARVVIRALKPFKDIIQTITLDNGKEFYRHKTFAKALGAETYFCRPYHSWEKGLVENTNELIRQYFPKGTDFRKLGAKKIKAVEEALNRRPRKTLDYETPGDLFSAALANGI, from the coding sequence ATGGCCTACACACAACTGACCTCACACCAAAGATACTACATTTCCAGACATTACCGCAACCTACCCCTAAACCAAATCGCACAGAACATCGGTTGTCATCCCGCCACCGTCAGTCGGGAAATCAGACGGCATTCCGTCAACGGAACCTACTGTTACCGAAAAGCACAACAGCAAAGCGAAGTTAAAAAGAAAAACAAAAAGCCAACCAAACTGACTACTGCCGTCAAACAGACTGTTAACAAACTGATTACCCAAAAATACAGCCCCGAACAAGTCTGCGGCTACCTGCTGAAACATCAACACATCAAACTGCACCACAGCACCCTTTACCGCTATCTCGCCAAAGACCGTCAAAACGGCGGCGACCTGTACACCCATCTGCGTATCGTTTCCAAACCCTACCGCAGAAAATACGGCAGCGGTGCATGGACAAAAGGCAGCGTACCGGACAGAACCGACATTGAACACAGACCTGCCATTGTCGATCAAAAAGAGCGGGTCGGCGATTTCGAGATGGACACCATTGTCGGTAAAGATCAAAAAAGCGGACTGGTGGTTGCTGTTGAAAGAAAAACCAAATTTGTCGTTATCCGCAAAATCAGCAATTTCAAAGCAGAAGATGTAGCCCGGGTAGTGATTCGGGCATTGAAGCCGTTTAAAGATATCATTCAAACGATTACTTTGGATAACGGTAAAGAGTTTTACCGACATAAAACCTTTGCCAAAGCCCTGGGTGCGGAAACCTACTTCTGCCGTCCATACCATTCTTGGGAAAAAGGCTTGGTGGAGAATACCAACGAGCTGATCAGACAATACTTCCCAAAGGGGACGGATTTTAGGAAACTGGGGGCTAAAAAGATTAAAGCGGTTGAGGAGGCCCTTAACCGCCGACCGAGAAAGACATTGGACTATGAGACACCGGGTGATCTGTTTTCAGCAGCCCTTGCCAATGGCATTTGA
- a CDS encoding LURP-one-related/scramblase family protein — MQNIRFPLNFQFKIFTPSNDFSVFDADGKEIAYTRQKIFKIKESVQIFRSSSDKTELFNIQADRIIDFNAVYTVRDSSGKLIGKIQRHGMKSLWKTSYVLFDEQGREVYQLRETNPMVALVNGLIGEIPLLGSLTGYFLNPTYALTAPDGQEVYRLKKEPSFFERKFSLEKLGQTDERDDVLVLNAVMMVMLLERGDG, encoded by the coding sequence ATGCAAAATATCCGTTTCCCCTTAAATTTCCAATTCAAAATTTTCACACCGTCGAACGATTTTTCTGTGTTCGATGCCGATGGCAAGGAAATTGCCTACACGCGGCAGAAGATTTTTAAAATCAAAGAGTCGGTGCAGATTTTTCGCAGCAGCAGCGACAAAACTGAATTGTTCAACATTCAGGCCGACCGTATTATTGATTTTAATGCGGTTTATACCGTGCGCGATTCAAGCGGCAAGCTTATCGGTAAAATCCAGCGCCACGGCATGAAATCGTTGTGGAAAACCAGCTATGTGCTGTTTGACGAGCAGGGGCGCGAAGTATATCAATTGCGTGAAACCAATCCGATGGTGGCGTTGGTCAACGGTTTGATAGGTGAGATTCCGCTGCTTGGTTCGCTGACCGGCTATTTTCTCAACCCGACTTACGCACTCACTGCGCCAGATGGGCAGGAAGTGTATCGCCTGAAAAAAGAGCCATCATTTTTTGAGCGTAAATTCAGCTTGGAGAAACTCGGCCAAACCGATGAGCGCGATGATGTGTTGGTGTTGAATGCGGTGATGATGGTGATGTTGTTGGAGCGTGGTGACGGGTAA
- a CDS encoding AraC family transcriptional regulator N-terminal domain-containing protein, with protein MDSAAIESISRHIQTLNQTSLTPFEGIMVHATEPPVEIDVISEYTTVTFILSGEQNMRLGDRSFIARGGDMLFIPFQLPISTRFLPHAHAQFTGVSLVLDEQWLADIAAQTSLRSNR; from the coding sequence ATGGATTCTGCAGCCATTGAAAGCATCAGCCGACATATTCAAACCCTTAATCAAACAAGCCTTACGCCTTTTGAAGGCATCATGGTGCATGCGACTGAGCCGCCGGTCGAAATCGATGTAATTTCCGAATACACCACCGTAACATTTATTTTATCGGGCGAACAAAATATGCGGCTGGGTGACCGCTCTTTCATTGCACGTGGCGGCGATATGCTGTTTATTCCGTTCCAACTGCCCATTTCAACCCGCTTTCTGCCCCATGCCCACGCGCAATTTACGGGCGTGAGTTTGGTGTTAGATGAGCAATGGCTGGCCGACATTGCTGCGCAAACTTCGCTGCGCAGCAATAGGTAG
- a CDS encoding helix-turn-helix domain-containing protein translates to MPVFGVGFDSISPAIQDCLRRLIALLDASSPTRHALAECYKPELAFYLLESRLKNHLLAFCNQNSQLQKIKKACHYLQVHWAEKLAVARLTELSGMGQSAFYQHFKMITGYTPLQYQKSIRLNHAKNLILKRDLPITQIAYQVGYESANQFSHEYKRMFGTTPKEDQ, encoded by the coding sequence GTGCCGGTTTTCGGGGTAGGATTTGACAGCATATCGCCGGCCATCCAAGATTGCTTGCGCCGCCTGATTGCACTGCTGGATGCATCTTCCCCCACGCGCCATGCCTTAGCCGAATGTTACAAACCAGAATTGGCGTTTTATTTACTTGAAAGCCGTCTGAAAAATCATTTGCTCGCTTTTTGCAATCAAAACAGCCAATTGCAGAAAATTAAAAAAGCCTGCCATTATCTGCAGGTGCATTGGGCGGAAAAATTAGCCGTTGCCCGCTTAACCGAATTATCGGGCATGGGGCAATCGGCTTTTTATCAGCATTTCAAGATGATTACCGGCTATACGCCCTTGCAGTATCAAAAATCAATTCGTCTGAATCATGCCAAAAACCTGATTTTGAAACGTGATTTGCCCATTACTCAAATCGCCTATCAGGTGGGGTACGAGAGCGCCAACCAATTCAGCCACGAATACAAGCGCATGTTTGGCACCACGCCTAAAGAAGACCAATAG